A region from the Arachis ipaensis cultivar K30076 chromosome B01, Araip1.1, whole genome shotgun sequence genome encodes:
- the LOC107616717 gene encoding GATA transcription factor 19: protein MMNHCCSNSNSQDHVMGTCKCGMFPTPYGDDYYYGDPNSYSFTPSSSSLSWSSVDCTLSLGTPSTRFSEDEDRRTRHHHHERRSKQNPHHSEAKASKGSDGDAFFSRRCANCDTTSTPLWRNGPRGPKTLCNACGIRYKKEERRASATAAATTTTVTNSGGEMEPVAAHMYGRNNNNSWYYTNSQGNNNGELRFMDYDANDDMDPFPSWRLNAADRTNLVHDFTR from the exons ATGATGAATCATTGTTGCAGTAACAGCAACTCTCAGGATCACGTGATGGGCACGTGTAAATGCGGCATGTTCCCCACACCCTATGGAGATGACTATTATTACGGTGACCCAAACAGCTACTCCTTTACACCTTCTTCGTCGTCTTTGTCTTGGTCGTCCGTGGACTGTACCCTCTCCCTGGGGACACCGTCCACGCGATTCTCCGAAGACGAAGACAGGCGAAcacgtcatcatcatcatgaacgTCGCTCCAAACAGAATCCTCATCATTCTGAGGCTAAAGCCAGCAAGGGATCCGACGGTGATGCTTTCTTTTCTCGCCGCTGTGCCAACTGTGATACCACTTCCACACCCCTATGGAGGAACGGTCCTCGTGGACCCAAG ACACTATGCAATGCATGCGGGATTAGAtacaagaaagaagagagaagagccAGCGCTACTGCAGCCGCTACCACAACCACCGTTACTAACAGCGGCGGCGAAATGGAGCCGGTTGCGGCGCACATGTACGGCCGCAACAATAACAATTCGTGGTACTATACAAACTCTCAAGGCAATAATAATGGCGAGTTACGTTTCATGGATTATGATGCCAATGATGACATGGACCCATTCCCTTCTTGGAGACTCAACGCTGCAGACAGAACAAATCTCGTTCACGACTTTACAAGATGA